In Fimbriimonadales bacterium, the following are encoded in one genomic region:
- the secE gene encoding preprotein translocase subunit SecE codes for MEPTSKLPTPDLRKGIKAYFQDVIREMHKVVWPSRADTIRFTIMVILVCVIFIMYLWLFGLLVEFVFNFLIGA; via the coding sequence ATGGAACCTACGTCCAAACTGCCAACCCCGGATTTAAGGAAAGGGATTAAGGCTTACTTTCAGGACGTCATTCGCGAGATGCACAAGGTCGTATGGCCTTCTCGCGCCGACACGATTCGCTTCACGATTATGGTGATTTTGGTTTGCGTGATTTTTATCATGTATTTATGGTTGTTCGGGCTACTTGTCGAATTCGTTTTTAACTTTCTTATTGGAGCATAG
- a CDS encoding heavy metal-associated domain-containing protein, which yields MQIILKCEDLHCSSCAESVKKALNALEGIERIEVDLDEQTVIVDFEPPLDEERIKITLEEAGFPPVPA from the coding sequence ATGCAAATCATTCTGAAATGCGAAGACCTTCATTGTTCGTCATGCGCTGAGAGTGTCAAAAAGGCATTAAATGCACTCGAAGGAATCGAAAGGATCGAAGTGGACCTCGATGAACAAACCGTAATTGTCGACTTCGAGCCCCCCCTCGACGAAGAACGTATTAAAATCACTTTGGAAGAAGCTGGATTCCCACCGGTTCCTGCATAA
- a CDS encoding SRPBCC family protein translates to MPTIELTKRISAPIERVIEIARDHASYPRFMKDVESVEVIKESADKSKTLTRWVGRIPQFNMKVRWTQEDFWDEDKKRIEFRQTEGDYDSMSGYWEFRKVGDESEIYSHLEYEYNVPLLGNLLQKVVKHLVTANLDSMLEAIKQRAESA, encoded by the coding sequence TTGCCAACGATTGAACTCACGAAAAGGATTTCGGCGCCTATCGAGCGCGTCATCGAGATCGCGCGCGACCATGCCAGTTACCCTCGATTTATGAAGGATGTCGAATCCGTGGAAGTTATTAAGGAGAGCGCCGATAAGTCAAAAACCCTTACACGCTGGGTTGGCCGTATTCCTCAATTCAATATGAAAGTCCGATGGACGCAGGAGGATTTTTGGGACGAAGACAAGAAGCGAATCGAATTCCGTCAGACTGAAGGAGATTACGACAGTATGAGCGGGTATTGGGAATTTCGAAAAGTCGGGGATGAGTCGGAGATCTACAGCCATTTAGAATACGAATACAACGTGCCGCTTCTGGGAAATCTGCTCCAAAAGGTGGTAAAGCACCTGGTCACGGCGAATTTGGACAGCATGCTCGAGGCGATCAAACAGCGGGCGGAAAGCGCTTAG
- a CDS encoding MmgE/PrpD family protein yields MNLAEKIADYCAKFRYEDLPSDTVHEAKRRMIDSLGCAMGAFLEEPPKIAREIARSSTSEFAATVFGTPHRTTPELAAFANGVMVRYLDFNDTYLSKEPAHPSDNIPGLLAIAEAFDCDGRDLIAAIVLSYEIQCRLCDAYSIRAKGWDHVIYGNFSVPAGCGYLLGFSPEHYVHAFGLAATPNNAMRITRAGELSMWKGCAFANASRNGVFATLLAHLGMTGPAPIFEGEMGFFDQICRGEKFSIEKWGGRNGEPFMISKTYIKKYPAEYHSQSAIDAALEIVREKGGTFSSDEVESIEISTFTAGWEIIAKDPEKNRPKSRETADHSLQYITCAALADGTIWHDTFEEKHFTDERILSLVDKTRVIPDSAFDKVYPQGGIPNRVRVKLKNGKVFEKEVAAPKGHALNPMSDEEVLAKFYRMAEPVLRKSQIEEALERLWALEEEADLTSLLMNFVI; encoded by the coding sequence ATGAATTTGGCAGAAAAAATCGCCGATTACTGTGCAAAGTTCCGTTACGAAGATTTGCCATCCGATACAGTGCATGAAGCGAAGCGCAGAATGATTGACTCTTTGGGATGTGCAATGGGTGCGTTTCTCGAAGAACCTCCGAAAATAGCGCGGGAAATCGCACGCTCGTCAACGAGTGAATTCGCTGCTACGGTTTTCGGCACTCCCCATCGCACAACCCCGGAACTCGCCGCTTTCGCCAACGGAGTGATGGTTCGATATCTCGATTTCAATGACACATATCTGAGCAAAGAGCCCGCGCATCCGAGTGATAACATTCCCGGACTTTTAGCGATAGCAGAAGCATTCGATTGCGACGGCAGAGACTTGATTGCGGCTATCGTTTTGAGTTATGAAATTCAATGTCGTTTGTGCGATGCCTATTCCATTCGCGCTAAAGGTTGGGATCATGTAATTTATGGCAATTTCTCCGTCCCTGCTGGGTGCGGTTATCTTTTAGGATTTTCTCCGGAACATTACGTTCACGCATTCGGGCTTGCAGCGACACCGAACAATGCTATGCGGATCACACGAGCAGGAGAATTAAGCATGTGGAAAGGCTGTGCATTCGCAAACGCGAGCCGAAATGGAGTTTTTGCAACGCTCCTTGCCCATCTGGGAATGACAGGTCCTGCTCCTATCTTCGAGGGGGAAATGGGATTTTTCGACCAAATCTGTCGTGGAGAAAAGTTTTCTATCGAAAAATGGGGGGGCAGAAACGGCGAACCCTTTATGATTTCGAAGACATACATAAAAAAATATCCAGCGGAATATCATAGTCAAAGCGCGATTGACGCAGCATTGGAAATCGTCCGAGAAAAAGGAGGAACTTTCTCTTCAGACGAAGTAGAAAGCATCGAGATATCGACTTTCACAGCAGGATGGGAAATCATAGCGAAGGACCCCGAAAAAAACCGCCCGAAAAGTAGGGAAACCGCGGACCACAGTCTTCAATACATAACCTGCGCCGCTTTGGCGGATGGAACGATTTGGCACGATACCTTCGAAGAAAAACATTTCACCGACGAACGGATTTTGAGTCTCGTGGATAAAACTCGCGTCATCCCTGATTCAGCATTCGACAAAGTTTATCCTCAGGGGGGGATTCCGAATCGTGTAAGAGTGAAATTGAAAAACGGAAAAGTTTTCGAAAAAGAGGTTGCCGCCCCCAAAGGACACGCGCTCAATCCGATGAGCGATGAGGAAGTGCTTGCAAAATTCTATCGAATGGCAGAACCCGTATTGAGAAAATCGCAAATAGAGGAAGCCTTGGAAAGGCTATGGGCTCTCGAAGAAGAAGCAGACCTTACATCGCTTCTCATGAATTTCGTCATATAA
- a CDS encoding MerR family transcriptional regulator, whose product MPRNSRTKQFPDAVSIKTASAITGIEVHTLRYWESEFSDFLRPIRTRGGQRRYRPQDIQVVFTLKRLLRDEMYSIAGARRYLQLQQKEQLTEAA is encoded by the coding sequence ATGCCAAGAAACTCACGAACAAAGCAATTTCCAGACGCTGTAAGCATAAAGACTGCCAGCGCCATTACAGGAATAGAGGTTCATACCCTTCGCTATTGGGAGAGCGAATTCTCCGATTTCTTGCGCCCCATAAGAACGCGCGGAGGGCAACGCCGTTATCGCCCCCAAGATATCCAAGTCGTTTTCACCTTGAAGCGACTTTTGAGGGACGAAATGTACAGCATTGCCGGTGCACGAAGATATCTCCAACTTCAGCAAAAAGAGCAATTAACGGAAGCCGCCTAA
- the rplA gene encoding 50S ribosomal protein L1: MRQTIRKEPHSRRYAEARKLSDRLTLHSPEEAISLVKKAATAKFDETVNLAVRLGIDPKKGDQNVRGICTLPHGTGKSRKVAVLAKGELAEIAKQAGADEVGGDELVEKIAAGYKDFDILLAAENMAPSLAKIGRVLGPKTPNKKNGTLTNDLANAVREIKQATRVEYRNDKAGIVHIPIGKCSFSEEQLLENFYAAIQALYKAKPPSAKGKYFVSITLSSTMGPGFRVDPALALKNV; this comes from the coding sequence ATGAGACAAACGATACGAAAAGAACCACATAGTCGAAGATATGCAGAAGCAAGAAAACTGAGCGACCGACTGACTCTTCATTCACCCGAAGAGGCAATTTCGCTCGTAAAGAAAGCGGCAACCGCCAAATTCGATGAAACCGTGAACCTCGCTGTACGATTAGGGATAGATCCGAAAAAGGGCGACCAAAACGTTCGCGGTATCTGCACCCTTCCGCACGGCACAGGGAAAAGCAGAAAGGTCGCCGTATTAGCCAAAGGCGAACTCGCCGAAATCGCCAAACAGGCAGGCGCGGATGAAGTGGGGGGGGACGAACTCGTAGAAAAAATTGCTGCGGGTTACAAGGATTTCGATATTCTGCTCGCTGCCGAGAACATGGCTCCTTCTCTCGCCAAAATCGGGCGTGTGTTAGGCCCGAAAACGCCGAATAAGAAAAACGGAACACTAACTAACGACCTCGCAAATGCCGTGCGCGAAATCAAGCAGGCAACGAGGGTGGAGTATCGCAACGACAAAGCAGGCATCGTACATATTCCCATTGGGAAATGTTCTTTTTCTGAAGAGCAACTCTTAGAGAACTTTTATGCTGCTATTCAGGCTTTGTATAAAGCAAAACCTCCAAGTGCGAAAGGAAAATATTTCGTTTCGATAACCCTAAGTAGCACGATGGGTCCCGGTTTCCGAGTAGACCCGGCGCTCGCGTTAAAAAACGTGTAA
- a CDS encoding acyltransferase translates to MSIALTKASASVEEAHAAVSVERNVAFDIFKGLAILEVILHHTLGFSASEFAIKGTAQWWTYFILQRIFHFAVPAFLLLSALLMTKSLLEKGQTDWKHFYTRKAKTILYPYILWTFLYITMRSFTPDFQMELTSVQFAFLTFPFPTLLSNASDVVRIFLAGKAFYHLYFLAILLQLILIFPVLFYCVRKTSWKLGHWLMLALSLQVGIYAILWFFRNWIWQWFPYPASTVFWYIPPILLGLYLGMHWQRWREIWQKSRVPFGIFATAALSLYLFCEWLFVMKGSVNSRVLNCAFIVYCTSISFLLLGLSNSLSKNGRLRSFLSKVGEKSLGLYLIHPAVLAILKRSSISDALSILPFSFFITFFLTLGGTWIIVEGIYRLKFNKLLFG, encoded by the coding sequence GTGTCAATAGCATTAACAAAAGCGTCAGCCAGCGTCGAGGAAGCGCATGCCGCAGTTTCGGTAGAAAGAAACGTCGCCTTCGACATTTTTAAAGGCTTGGCAATTCTCGAGGTGATTTTACACCATACACTCGGCTTTTCCGCTTCCGAATTCGCAATCAAGGGAACTGCTCAATGGTGGACGTATTTCATTTTGCAAAGGATTTTCCATTTCGCGGTTCCTGCATTCCTTTTGCTTTCTGCGCTTTTGATGACGAAAAGCCTTCTTGAGAAAGGGCAAACGGATTGGAAACATTTTTACACGAGAAAAGCAAAAACTATTCTTTATCCTTACATCCTATGGACTTTTCTTTATATCACCATGCGCTCTTTCACGCCAGATTTTCAGATGGAATTGACATCGGTTCAATTCGCTTTTCTTACATTTCCTTTCCCGACACTTCTTTCGAATGCATCGGATGTCGTTCGGATTTTTTTAGCCGGCAAAGCCTTCTATCATCTTTACTTCTTAGCAATTCTTTTACAACTCATCCTCATCTTTCCCGTTTTGTTTTATTGCGTGAGGAAAACTTCCTGGAAATTGGGGCATTGGTTGATGCTCGCATTATCCTTGCAAGTAGGCATTTATGCAATCCTTTGGTTTTTCAGAAACTGGATATGGCAATGGTTCCCCTATCCGGCATCGACGGTTTTTTGGTACATCCCCCCCATACTGTTAGGACTTTATTTAGGAATGCATTGGCAGAGATGGAGAGAGATCTGGCAAAAATCTCGCGTCCCGTTCGGCATTTTTGCAACCGCTGCTTTATCGTTATATTTGTTTTGCGAATGGTTATTCGTAATGAAAGGGTCGGTCAATAGTAGGGTACTCAATTGTGCCTTCATCGTCTATTGCACCAGTATTTCGTTCCTTTTGCTCGGACTATCGAATTCGTTGAGCAAAAATGGGAGATTGCGTTCTTTTCTTTCAAAAGTCGGAGAGAAATCTCTGGGGCTCTATTTGATTCATCCTGCAGTCCTCGCCATTTTGAAGAGAAGCTCGATAAGCGATGCTTTGAGCATTTTGCCCTTTTCGTTTTTCATAACTTTTTTCCTGACTTTAGGAGGAACTTGGATTATCGTTGAGGGTATCTACCGCTTGAAATTTAATAAACTTCTATTTGGATGA
- the rplK gene encoding 50S ribosomal protein L11 — MAKKVVANIKLNIPAGKATPQPPIGPALGQAGINMMEFIKKFNEMTMDKIGLTLPVAITVYEDRSYTFVIKQPLASELLKQAAGIEKGSGNPLKEKVGKISKEKLRNIATQKMQDLNTDDVEKAMKILAGTARSMGIEITD, encoded by the coding sequence ATGGCTAAAAAAGTAGTTGCGAATATCAAACTGAACATTCCCGCTGGGAAGGCGACACCTCAGCCCCCCATTGGACCTGCATTGGGGCAAGCAGGAATCAACATGATGGAGTTCATCAAGAAATTCAACGAAATGACGATGGACAAAATCGGCTTAACACTTCCTGTTGCTATCACGGTTTATGAGGACCGCTCGTATACTTTCGTTATCAAGCAACCGCTGGCGAGCGAATTATTGAAACAAGCCGCAGGAATCGAGAAAGGGAGCGGAAATCCTCTAAAAGAAAAAGTCGGAAAAATCAGCAAAGAGAAACTGCGGAACATTGCAACCCAAAAAATGCAGGACCTCAATACGGACGATGTCGAAAAGGCAATGAAAATCCTCGCAGGAACAGCCCGTTCGATGGGAATCGAAATTACCGATTAA
- the nusG gene encoding transcription termination/antitermination protein NusG translates to MPAHWYAVHTIAGYENKVSQIIKRVAEKEGLWNKEIFEILIPTEQTLRTRGSKREVAERKVFPGYILVRMNLTEETERLVKRTYGVTGFVSSGTRPVPMDDKEIMGILKRIDESRERPTVPWQRGDTVRVVEGPFADFPGKVEEVIPERNKLKVLLTIFGRDTPVELDFTQVEKV, encoded by the coding sequence ATGCCAGCGCATTGGTACGCCGTTCACACGATAGCAGGATACGAAAACAAAGTAAGCCAAATTATCAAAAGGGTCGCTGAAAAAGAGGGGCTTTGGAATAAAGAAATTTTCGAAATCTTAATCCCGACGGAGCAGACTTTACGCACCCGAGGCTCGAAACGGGAGGTTGCAGAAAGAAAAGTCTTTCCGGGTTACATTCTCGTTCGGATGAATTTAACAGAGGAGACGGAACGGCTCGTTAAACGAACCTATGGAGTTACCGGCTTCGTAAGCAGCGGAACTCGCCCTGTTCCGATGGACGATAAAGAAATCATGGGAATTTTGAAAAGGATAGACGAAAGCCGGGAGCGACCGACGGTTCCCTGGCAACGCGGTGATACTGTTCGCGTCGTGGAAGGACCTTTTGCAGACTTCCCGGGAAAGGTGGAAGAAGTAATTCCAGAACGAAATAAATTGAAAGTTTTATTGACGATTTTCGGTCGCGATACACCGGTCGAATTAGATTTCACCCAAGTCGAAAAAGTTTGA
- the polA gene encoding DNA polymerase I: MARKKVVLIDGYSLLFRAFYGTRYLSTSDGRPTNALFGFVSMLFLLLEREKPYSIIVAFDAPGKTFRHAEYAEYKAKRAEAPDDLKEQLSQFRDLVNAFGIPGIEVVGYEADDVIGTLAKQAETEGYEVLIVSGDLDGLQLVDSHIRVMTPRTGMSDVVIYDKEAVKKRYGIEPSQMTDYKALVGDPSDNIPGVRGIGEKAASYLLQKYKNIETLAKKIDEVEPKYRAKLEPELPYLKEYKRLSTLVCDLEISVKFTPYRVTQKQLFEIQKILQSLEFRLHLKRLPQVLAPYLVDSKPSQLSLAVEPYEAPKAVHVTGHEALRKWIGENFYAIWEENGKGYACIGEEIKTFDTRFIERLLADCRNSIFFDAKPFLKRYRFYEPVGFDALLAAYVLLPGRGSYLLEGLAQSYLEIPTPVTPEEKVAALYRLRTVLSDRLHEEETYDVYRNIELPLTPVLAEMENVGVKVDVKMLEEYGKSLTATLENTQRRIFEIAGTEFNIASPQQLRRVLFEEMKIPTGKKTKTGFSTSAEVLIQLAAEHEIVREILAWRELSKLKNTYVDVLPRLIADDGRIHTTYSQTVAATGRLSSIEPNLQNIPIRTELGREIRRAFVADEGKVLAALDYSQIELRILAHMSKDPILVEAFRNKIDVHTLTASKIWNEPIEKVSPEHRRYAKTLNYAILYGVTDFGLASQFGGAFSVAETKEMIEQYFRRFPRVKAFTEEVLRQARTKGYTTTLTGRKRYFPDIHAGNRVARAYAERQAINAPIQGTSADMIKIAMIRAGELLRGKNTKMILQVHDELVFECDPSELSLIKRIKEIMENAIPLEVPVEVDVEIGPNWLEMEEMKDC, translated from the coding sequence GTGGCTCGAAAAAAAGTAGTTCTAATTGACGGGTACAGCCTTTTATTTCGAGCCTTTTACGGAACTCGCTACCTCAGCACGAGCGACGGGAGACCTACGAATGCATTGTTCGGATTTGTTAGCATGCTTTTTTTACTATTGGAGCGGGAAAAGCCTTACTCTATAATCGTTGCATTCGATGCGCCTGGAAAAACATTTCGCCATGCCGAATATGCGGAGTACAAAGCAAAACGGGCAGAAGCACCTGATGATTTGAAGGAACAACTTTCGCAATTTCGCGATTTAGTGAACGCATTCGGAATTCCTGGCATCGAAGTGGTCGGTTACGAAGCGGATGACGTCATTGGAACATTGGCGAAGCAAGCAGAAACAGAAGGATACGAAGTTCTCATCGTCAGTGGAGATTTGGATGGATTGCAGTTAGTCGATTCGCATATTCGTGTGATGACACCTCGTACGGGGATGAGCGACGTCGTAATTTACGACAAAGAGGCGGTCAAAAAAAGATACGGCATCGAACCGTCGCAAATGACCGATTACAAAGCATTGGTGGGGGACCCAAGCGATAACATTCCGGGTGTGCGGGGAATCGGGGAAAAGGCGGCGTCGTATTTATTGCAGAAATATAAAAACATCGAAACTCTCGCGAAAAAAATTGACGAAGTAGAACCGAAATATCGCGCAAAACTAGAACCGGAACTTCCTTATTTGAAAGAATACAAACGTTTATCTACGCTCGTTTGCGATTTAGAAATTTCGGTAAAGTTCACCCCGTATAGAGTTACGCAAAAGCAGTTGTTCGAGATTCAAAAAATTCTTCAGAGTTTGGAATTTCGTCTTCATCTCAAACGTTTGCCGCAAGTGCTTGCGCCTTATTTAGTGGATAGTAAACCGAGTCAGTTATCTTTAGCGGTCGAGCCTTACGAAGCACCTAAGGCAGTCCACGTGACGGGCCACGAAGCGTTGAGGAAATGGATAGGCGAAAACTTTTATGCGATATGGGAAGAAAATGGCAAGGGATATGCTTGCATCGGGGAGGAAATAAAAACTTTCGACACGCGATTTATCGAACGCTTGCTTGCGGATTGCAGGAATTCTATCTTTTTCGATGCCAAACCTTTTCTGAAAAGATATCGTTTTTATGAGCCGGTAGGTTTCGATGCATTGCTTGCCGCTTATGTGTTGCTCCCTGGTCGTGGAAGTTATTTATTGGAAGGTTTAGCGCAAAGTTATTTAGAAATCCCCACACCTGTGACACCGGAAGAAAAGGTCGCTGCTCTATACCGATTGCGCACGGTGCTGAGCGACAGATTGCATGAAGAGGAAACATATGATGTGTATCGAAATATCGAATTACCTTTAACGCCTGTTTTAGCGGAAATGGAAAACGTCGGTGTAAAAGTAGATGTGAAAATGCTGGAGGAATACGGCAAATCATTAACTGCAACTTTGGAAAACACCCAAAGAAGAATCTTCGAAATTGCGGGAACGGAATTCAATATAGCCTCTCCTCAGCAACTTCGTAGAGTTCTCTTCGAAGAAATGAAAATCCCGACGGGAAAAAAAACGAAGACGGGTTTTTCTACGAGCGCTGAAGTCTTAATCCAACTGGCTGCCGAACACGAAATCGTCAGAGAAATTTTGGCATGGAGGGAACTTTCCAAACTGAAAAACACATATGTAGACGTTCTGCCTCGTTTGATTGCGGATGACGGCAGAATCCATACGACCTATAGCCAAACTGTCGCAGCGACAGGTCGCCTAAGCAGCATCGAACCGAATTTGCAAAACATTCCGATACGCACGGAGTTGGGGAGAGAAATACGAAGGGCGTTCGTTGCGGATGAAGGAAAAGTTCTCGCCGCTTTAGATTATTCGCAAATCGAGTTGCGCATTCTTGCTCATATGAGCAAGGACCCGATACTCGTCGAGGCGTTTCGAAACAAGATAGACGTTCATACTCTGACTGCGTCGAAGATATGGAACGAGCCGATAGAAAAAGTGAGCCCGGAGCATCGCAGATACGCAAAAACTTTGAACTATGCGATTTTATATGGCGTTACGGATTTCGGGCTCGCGAGTCAGTTCGGGGGGGCGTTCTCCGTAGCAGAAACGAAGGAAATGATCGAACAGTATTTTCGAAGATTTCCGAGAGTAAAAGCCTTTACCGAAGAGGTGCTTCGTCAAGCACGGACGAAAGGATATACGACGACACTTACAGGGCGCAAAAGGTACTTCCCCGACATTCACGCCGGTAATCGAGTGGCGAGAGCCTATGCGGAGAGGCAGGCAATCAATGCTCCTATACAGGGGACATCGGCAGACATGATAAAAATTGCGATGATTAGAGCCGGTGAATTGTTGCGAGGTAAGAACACGAAAATGATTCTCCAAGTGCATGACGAACTCGTTTTCGAATGCGACCCTTCTGAACTTTCATTGATAAAGCGTATAAAAGAAATTATGGAAAATGCAATTCCCCTCGAAGTGCCTGTGGAGGTGGATGTCGAAATCGGACCGAATTGGCTCGAGATGGAGGAAATGAAAGATTGTTAG
- a CDS encoding Gfo/Idh/MocA family oxidoreductase: protein MSQTIRIGIIGCGGFAGVHARRLRTIPDVEVVGLADSNLDAIKNFQEKWFADVPSKPQSFDNDAAMLEATRPDAVIIVTPHSLHFEQARKALNFGCHVLVEKPMVTNSRDAKELSELVGTTKKVLVVGYNTPCTHPVRKIRELVRSGELGELQLVSAYISQDWLRYTKDTWRLEPNISGGGFIMDSGAHLLATLLFCVEQPIKNVYAETENLGQNVEINGTFVACFEKNVYANFSFAGNCSSDGGHIAFFFENGKIESDGWSGSFAKIFRRSQVEVEEITNTPDATPTHNFIYSILGKEEPFSTVALGNRLANFMTALYESARSKKSIDLVTI, encoded by the coding sequence ATGAGTCAAACGATACGAATAGGAATTATCGGATGCGGTGGGTTTGCCGGAGTACATGCTCGCAGACTGCGAACAATCCCTGATGTGGAAGTCGTCGGACTCGCAGACAGCAATCTCGATGCCATAAAAAACTTTCAAGAAAAATGGTTCGCAGATGTACCGAGCAAACCTCAATCCTTCGATAACGATGCAGCCATGCTCGAAGCGACGAGACCCGACGCGGTCATCATCGTCACCCCTCATTCTCTTCATTTCGAGCAAGCCCGAAAGGCGCTGAATTTCGGATGCCATGTTCTCGTGGAAAAGCCGATGGTAACGAATTCTCGAGATGCAAAAGAATTATCCGAATTAGTTGGAACTACGAAAAAAGTGCTCGTAGTTGGATACAACACTCCGTGCACTCATCCCGTTAGAAAAATCCGTGAACTCGTGCGCAGCGGCGAACTGGGAGAACTTCAACTCGTAAGCGCATATATTTCTCAAGATTGGTTGCGATACACGAAAGACACTTGGAGACTCGAGCCCAACATCTCCGGTGGGGGCTTCATCATGGACAGCGGTGCGCACCTCTTAGCGACACTGCTGTTTTGCGTGGAACAACCCATAAAAAATGTTTATGCTGAAACAGAGAACCTCGGGCAAAACGTGGAAATCAACGGCACTTTTGTTGCGTGCTTCGAAAAAAATGTTTATGCGAATTTTTCTTTTGCCGGCAATTGCAGTTCCGATGGAGGGCATATCGCTTTTTTCTTCGAAAACGGAAAAATCGAAAGCGATGGTTGGTCGGGTTCTTTCGCGAAAATATTTAGACGAAGTCAAGTAGAAGTGGAAGAAATCACGAACACACCCGATGCGACTCCGACTCATAATTTCATTTATTCGATCCTCGGGAAAGAAGAACCTTTCAGCACAGTGGCGTTAGGGAATCGGCTCGCAAACTTCATGACCGCACTTTATGAATCTGCTCGTTCCAAGAAAAGCATCGACTTAGTTACCATTTGA